The Daucus carota subsp. sativus chromosome 2, DH1 v3.0, whole genome shotgun sequence genome includes a window with the following:
- the LOC108207014 gene encoding uncharacterized protein LOC108207014 — MVQSTLLRFIYPPPASWFINAMTVITGAILVNGGLMEVKGKSMQYSKFYNTSKKNAEASKITELSGRKGMLVVYAPAFVASVIFLAFMRDEGLRFTLVTSALTVHFFKRLFEVSFIHNYSGSMPIDIVINFSASYFLYTVTVTYSQHLVAELPEPVIDLKYAGTASFLVGITGNFYHHYLLSKLRKEGEKQYKIPQGGLFDLVICPHYLFEIIGFIGISCISQTLYALSFTVGSAVCLMGRSYATRKWYLSKFEDFPKDVKALIPYVF; from the exons ATGGTTCAGTCAACATTGCTGAGATTTATCTACCCGCCGCCAGCATCGTGGTTCATAAACGCCATGACAGTAATCACAGGTGCAATATTAGTGAATGGTGGATTGATGGAAGTAAAAGGAAAGAGCATGCAGTACTCCAAGTTCTATAACACCAGCAAGAAGAATGCTGAAGCTTCTAAGATAACAGAGCTTTCTGGTAGAAAGGGAATGCTGGTGGTTTATGCACCAGCTTTCGTTGCTAGTGTTATCTTTTTAGCCTTTATGCGAGACGAGGGCCTTAGGTTCACTTTGGTTACTTCTGCTCTTACCGTCCATTTCTTCAAAAGGCTTTTTGAG GTTTCATTCATCCACAACTACAGCGGAAGCATGCCCATAGATATTGTAATCAACTTCTCCGCTAGTTATTTTTTGTATACAGTCACCGTGACCTACTCTCAGCATTTAGTAGCAGAATTGCCGGAGCCGGTAATCGATCTGAAATACGCTGGAACTGCCAGTTTCTTAGTTGGAATAACTGGGAATTTTTATCACCACTACCTTCTATCTAAGCTGAGAAAAGAGGGGGAGAAACAGTACAAGATTCCTCAAGGAGGTTTGTTTGATTTAGTCATATGCCCACATTATTTATTCGAAATTATAGGATTTATCGGAATCTCCTGTATTTCGCAAACTCTATATGCATTATCTTTCACCGTGGGTTCAGCTGTTTGCTTGATGGGGAGAAGTTACGCTACAAGAAAATGGTACCTCTCGAAGTTTGAAGACTTCCCAAAAGATGTCAAGGCACTCATCCCGTATGTTTTCTAG
- the LOC108206861 gene encoding uncharacterized protein LOC108206861, which produces MVSSTLLRFIYPPPESVFLTAMSMVSIVSLVIAGLMEISGSSMMHYSKIFNTSKKNVKSKMIEFSGRNGMLLAYFPAFVAAVAALALMQNQGLRFTLLTSAVAVHFFKRLFEVLFIHKYSGSMPLDTVIIISGSYFLFAVSVIYSQHLAAEFKEPIIDLKHAGTATFLVGITGNFYHHYLLSKLRKEGEKQYKIPQGGLFHLVICPHYLFEITGFIGISCISQTVYALSFTFGSSAYLTGRSYATRKWYLSKFKDFPKDIKALIPFVF; this is translated from the exons ATGGTGTCGTCTACATTACTGAGATTTATCTACCCACCGCCAGAATCAGTGTTTTTAACGGCCATGTCAATGGTGAGTATTGTATCTTTAGTTATTGCTGGATTAATGGAAATAAGCGGGAGTAGCATGATGCACTATTCAAAGATCTTCAACACTAGCAAGAAGAATGTCAAAAGTAAGATGATCGAGTTTTCTGGTAGAAATGGAATGCTCCTGGCCTATTTCCCGGCTTTTGTTGCTGCTGTTGCCGCTTTAGCTTTGATGCAAAATCAGGGTCTCAGGTTTACGTTGCTTACTTCTGCTGTTGCCGTTCATTTCTTCAAGAGACTTTTTGAG GTGTTATTCATCCACAAGTACAGCGGAAGCATGCCCTTAGATACAGTAATTATCATCTCCGGCAGTTACTTTTTATTTGCGGTTAGCGTGATCTACTCTCAGCATTTAGCAGCAGAATTCAAGGAGCCAATAATCGATCTGAAACACGCTGGAACAGCGACATTCTTAGTAGGAATAACTGGGAATTTTTATCACCACTACCTCCTATCTAAGCTAAGAAAAGAGGGGGAGAAACAGTACAAGATTCCTCAAGGAGGTTTGTTTCATTTAGTTATATGCCCacattatttatttgaaattacaGGATTTATCGGAATCTCGTGCATTTCGCAAACTGTGTATGCATTATCTTTCACCTTTGGTTCATCTGCTTACTTGACTGGGAGAAGTTATGCAACAAGAAAATGGTACCTCTCGAAGTTCAAAGACTTCCCAAAAGATATAAAGGCGCTCATTCCATTTGTTTTCTAG
- the LOC108208332 gene encoding uncharacterized protein LOC108208332 has product MVSSTLLMRFIYPPPESVFLRAMSIVGVSFVIAGLMEICGKSTIQYSKIFNTSKKNVEASKSKMIEFSGRIGMFLAYFPAFVAAVAALALMQNQGLRFTLLTSAVALHFFKRVFEVLCIHKFSGSMPIDTVIIISSSYFLFAVSVIYSQHLAEEFKEPIIDLKYAGTATFLVGITGNFYHHYLLSKLRKEGEKQYKIPHGGLFDLVICPHYLFEIIGFIGISCISQTVYALSFTFGSSAYLTGRSYATRKWYLSKFEDFPKDIKALIPYVF; this is encoded by the exons ATGGTGTCGTCTACATTACTGATGAGATTTATCTACCCACCGCCAGAATCAGTGTTTTTAAGGGCCATGTCAATCGTGGGTGTATCTTTTGTTATTGCTGGATTAATGGAAATATGCGGGAAGAGCACGATTCAGTATTCAAAGATCTTCAACACTAGCAAGAAGAATGTCGAAGCTTCGAAAAGTAAGATGATCGAGTTTTCTGGTAGAATTGGAATGTTCCTGGCCTATTTCCCGGCTTTTGTTGCTGCTGTTGCCGCTTTAGCTTTGATGCAAAATCAGGGTCTCAGGTTTACGTTGCTTACTTCTGCTGTTGCCCTTCATTTCTTCAAGAGAGTTTTTGAG GTGTTATGTATCCACAAGTTCAGCGGAAGCATGCCCATAGATACAGTAATTATCATCTCCagcagttattttttatttgccgTTAGCGTGATCTACTCTCAGCATTTAGCAGAAGAATTCAAGGAGCCAATAATCGATCTGAAATACGCTGGAACAGCGACGTTCTTAGTAGGAATAACAGGGAATTTTTATCACCACTACCTCCTATCTAAGCTAAGAAAAGAGGGGGAGAAACAGTACAAGATTCCTCACGGAGGTTTGTTTGATTTAGTTATATGCCCACATTATTTATTCGAAATTATAGGATTCATCGGAATCTCCTGCATTTCGCAAACTGTATATGCATTATCTTTCACCTTTGGTTCATCTGCTTACTTGACTGGGAGAAGTTATGCAACAAGAAAATGGTACCTCTCGAAATTTGAAGACTTCCCAAAAGATATAAAGGCGCTCATTCCGTATGTTTTCTAG
- the LOC108207585 gene encoding uncharacterized protein LOC108207585, translating to MHVVAFLIWLEKVRYSQNAVHKLMAWPFYLLDQVANEITGFLSCLGREEIGRQFICLFSVRKLCSLHIDLFEFHANRIGILEGVQKIVSEVCIRAFKDILTGASEFKDDKGDKKWYDYITTVQPTFYHNCAAHNFTAPSTSRVGNILKDRNADQSQKFEGMKLVNGSKNIPDEEPDERTILLTFSKGCYISEVEIRGFFTRIFGDCIEEIFMQDVASGERPSYARMVSRSSAMISTIAPPNRKTRYSINGKHILVTKYVKGSRG from the exons ATGCATGTAGTTGCATTCCTCATCTGGCTGGAAAAAGTTCGTTACAGCCAGAATGCTGTCCACAAACTGATGGCCTGGCCGTTTTACTTGTTAGATCAAGTTGCCAACGAAATCACAGGTTTTTTAAGCTGCCTGGGGAGAGAGGAGATTGGTAGGCAGTTCATTTGCCTGTTTTCAGTCAGAAAGCTATGCTCTCTCCACATCGACTTGTTCGAGTTTCATGCAAACAGGATTGGGATTCTTGAGGGTGTTCAAAAAATCGTTTCTGAAGTTTGTATAAGGGCTTTTAAAGACATTCTAACAGGTGCTAGTGAATTCAAAGATGACAAAGGAGATAAAAAGTGGTATGATTATATCACAACTGTGCAACCTACTTTTTACCACAATTGTGCAGCTCACAATTTTACGGCTCCAAGCACCAGTAGGGTTGGAAATATATTGAAAGATCGAAACGCTGATCAAAGTCAGAAGTTTGAAGGTATGAAGCTGGTGAATGGAAGCAAGAATATACCTGATGAGGAGCCGGATGAAAGAACTATATTATTGACGTTCTCGAAGGGTTGCTACATCTCTGAAGTGGAAATTCGAGGATTCTTCACAag aatttttggaGATTGCATAGAAGAGATATTTATGCAAGATGTGGCTTCTGGCGAACGACCATCGTATGCGCGGATGGTTAGCCGTTCATCTGCCATGATTTCTACCATTGCTCCTCCCAATAGAAAAACCAGGTACTCTATCAACGGAAAACACATCTTGGTCACAAAGTATGTAAAGGGAAGTCGCGggtga
- the LOC108207586 gene encoding uncharacterized protein LOC108207586, whose translation MSQTFSHPARDSAKTMDKKNYFPLYDPAIHFPDDQKTSDENFNLFHTSDRTLFYRLVHRLGRDVSQSMRVVAFLIWLEKAGYSQHAIYKLMAWPFYLLEQVADEIAVFLSCLGREFIGRQFICLFSVRKLCSLHIDLFEFHANRAGILEGVNKIVSEICMRAFKDILTGESEFKDDKGDEMWYDYINPSSVQPTFYHNCAAHNFTAPSTSSVQWAEPQPRLRVGNILKDPNADQSQKFGGKQLVNGGKNKPDEEPDERTILLTFSKGCCISEVEIREFFTRIFGNFIEEICMQDVASDEQPSCAWMVCRSSAMIPTIAPPNRKTKYTVNGKHILATKYVKRSRR comes from the exons ATGTCTCAAACATTCTCACACCCTGCCCGTGATTCAGCCAAAACTatggataaaaaaaattattttcctttGTATGATCCAGCCATTCATTTCCCTGATGACCAAAAAACCAgtgatgaaaattttaatcttttcCATACAAGTGATCGAACCCTATTCTACAGACTTGTCCATAGACTTGGTCGTGATGTTTCCCAATCTATGCGTGTAGTTGCATTCCTCATCTGGCTGGAAAAAGCCGGTTACAGCCAGCATGCCATCTACAAACTGATGGCATGGCCGTTTTACTTGCTAGAGCAAGTTGCCGATGAAATCGCAGTCTTTTTAAGCTGCCTGGGGAGAGAGTTTATTGGCAGGCAGTTTATTTGCCTGTTCTCAGTCAGAAAGCTATGCTCTCTCCACATCGACTTGTTCGAATTTCACGCAAACAGGGCGGGGATTCTTGAGGGTGTTAATAAAATCGTTTCTGAAATTTGTATGAGGGCTTTCAAAGACATTCTAACAGGTGAAAGCGAATTCAAAGATGACAAAGGAGATGAAATGTGGTATGATTATATCAATCCTAGCAGTGTGCAACCTACTTTTTACCACAATTGCGCTGCCCACAATTTTACGGCTCCAAGCACCAGTAGCGTTCAATGGGCGGAGCCACAGCCAAGGCTAAGGGTtggaaatatattaaaagatcCAAACGCTGATCAAAGTCAGAAGTTTGGAGGTAAGCAGCTGGTGAATGGAGGCAAGAATAAACCTGATGAGGAACCGGATGAAAGAACTATATTACTGACATTCTCCAAGGGTTGCTGCATCTCTGAAGTGGAAATTCGAGAATTCTTCACAag AATTTTTGGAAATTTCATAGAAGAGATATGTATGCAAGATGTGGCTTCTGACGAACAACCATCGTGTGCTTGGATGGTTTGCCGCTCATCTGCCATGATTCCTACCATTGCTCCTCCCAATAGGAAAACCAAGTACACTGTCAACGGAAAGCATATCCTGGCCACAAAGTATGTAAAGAGAAGTCGCAGGTGA
- the LOC108207587 gene encoding uncharacterized protein LOC108207587, whose protein sequence is MAMETEFECYDYDKFALYDPAFYSVEENISDEDFNLFHKIDRTLFYRLVRKLGRNVEESMFVVAFLIWLERIGCGRDAVHKVTSWPFHLLDQLANEIAGLSMWLDGSNRDPEYRNLYVLLNLLSRDINWLSFHEKRIKILHAVRKIVSEVCRRAFRDILASNCQFVDVEGDRMWYAYINPVVVPPPMYHNGVVRFPQMEFGGNSRAVHLMDPSHNVRKVLENPSADLSEIFGGMQLVDGCDDEPQVAPVDRTIFLTFSKGYYIAELELREFFTGIFGDFIEDMIMENVSSDRQPLYARMVCRSSSIIPRIAPFGTKTKYSINGKQVWAKKYERRSRASSSSGNATSE, encoded by the exons ATGGCAATGGAGACCGAGTTTGAATGCTATGACTATGATAAGTTTGCTTTGTATGATCCAGCCTTTTATTCTGTCGAAGAAAACATCAGCGACGAAGATTTTAACCTTTTCCATAAAATTGACCGGACTCTGTTTTACAGGCTAGTCCGTAAACTTGGCCGCAACGTCGAGGAATCTATGTTTGTAGTGGCATTCCTCATCTGGCTCGAGAGGATCGGATGTGGCCGCGATGCTGTCCACAAAGTAACTTCTTGGCCATTTCATTTGCTCGATCAACTTGCTAATGAAATTGCTGGCCTTTCGATGTGGCTGGACGGGAGCAACAGGGACCCGGAGTACAGGAATCTCTATGTGCTTCTCAATTTACTCTCTCGTGACATCAACTGGCTTAGTTTTCATGAGAAACGGATTAAGATCCTTCATGCTGTTAGGAAGATCGTCTCCGAAGTCTGCAGGAGGGCCTTTCGAGACATACTGGCTAGTAATTGTCAGTTTGTCGATGTGGAAGGAGATCGAATGTGGTATGCTTATATTAATCCAGTTGTTGTACCACCTCCTATGTACCACAATGGTGTAGTCAGGTTCCCTCAAATGGAGTTTGGAGGAAATTCGCGTGCTGTACACTTAATGGATCCCTCTCACAATGTCAGAAAAGTATTGGAGAATCCCAGTGCTGATTTAAGTGAAATTTTTGGAGGAATGCAGCTGGTGGATGGTTGCGACGACGAACCTCAAGTTGCACCGGTTGACAGAACAATATTTTTGACATTCTCCAAAGGATATTACATCGCAGAGCTGGAATTGAGAGAATTCTTCACAGG GATTTTTGGTGATTTTATAGAGGATATGATTATGGAAAACGTATCAAGTGATAGACAACCATTATATGCTCGAATGGTTTGCCGTTCATCTTCCATCATTCCTCGAATTGCTCCTTTTGGGACAAAAACCAAGTACTCCATCAACGGAAAGCAAGTATGGGCTAAAAAGTATGAAAGGCGAAGCCGAGCATCATCTTCGTCTGGAAATGCCACTTCAgagtaa